A window from Macaca thibetana thibetana isolate TM-01 chromosome 7, ASM2454274v1, whole genome shotgun sequence encodes these proteins:
- the SNAP23 gene encoding synaptosomal-associated protein 23 isoform X2: MDNLSSEEIQLRAHQITDESLESTRRILGLAIESQDAGIKTITMLDEQGEQLNRIEEGLDQINKDMRETEKTLTELNKCCGLCVCPCNRTKNFESGKAYKTTWGDGGENSPCNVVSKQPGPVTNGQPQQPMTGAASGGYIKRITNDAREDEMEENLTQVGSILGNLKDMALNIGNEIDAQNPQIKRITDKADTNKDRIDIANARAKKLIDS; the protein is encoded by the exons ATGGATAATCTGTCATCAGAAGAAATTCAACTGAGAGCTCACCAGATTACTGATGAG TCTCTGGAAAGTACGAGGAGAATCCTGGGTTTAGCCATTGAG TCTCAGGATGCAGGAATCAAGACCATCACTATGCTGGATGAACAAGGGG AACAACTAAACCGCATAGAAGAAGGCTTGgaccaaataaataaagatatgagagagacagagaagaccTTAACAGAACTCAACAAATGCTGTGGCCTTTGTGTCTGCCCATGTAATAG AACAAAGAACTTTGAGTCTGGCAAGGCTTATAAGACAACATGGGGAGATGGTGGAGAAAACTCACCTTGCAATGTAGTATCTAAACAGCCAGGCCCGGTGACAAATGGTCAGCCTCAGCAACCAATGACAGGAGCAGCCAGTGGTGGATACATTAAACG CATAACTAATGATGCCAGAGAAGATGAAATGGAAGAGAACCTGACTCAAGTGGGTAGTATCCTGGGAAATCTAAAAGACATGGCCTTGAACATAGGCAATGAGATTGATGCTCAAAATCCGCAAATAAAACGAATCACAGACAAG gCTGACACCAACAAAGATCGTATTGATATTGCCAATGCCAGAGCAAAGAAACTCATTGACAGCTAA
- the SNAP23 gene encoding synaptosomal-associated protein 23 isoform X1 — translation MDNLSSEEIQLRAHQITDESLESTRRILGLAIESQDAGIKTITMLDEQGEQLNRIEEGLDQINKDMRETEKTLTELNKCCGLCVCPCNRFSDVGCFCETRTKNFESGKAYKTTWGDGGENSPCNVVSKQPGPVTNGQPQQPMTGAASGGYIKRITNDAREDEMEENLTQVGSILGNLKDMALNIGNEIDAQNPQIKRITDKADTNKDRIDIANARAKKLIDS, via the exons ATGGATAATCTGTCATCAGAAGAAATTCAACTGAGAGCTCACCAGATTACTGATGAG TCTCTGGAAAGTACGAGGAGAATCCTGGGTTTAGCCATTGAG TCTCAGGATGCAGGAATCAAGACCATCACTATGCTGGATGAACAAGGGG AACAACTAAACCGCATAGAAGAAGGCTTGgaccaaataaataaagatatgagagagacagagaagaccTTAACAGAACTCAACAAATGCTGTGGCCTTTGTGTCTGCCCATGTAATAG aTTCTCAGATGTTGGTTGTTTCTGTGAAACCAG AACAAAGAACTTTGAGTCTGGCAAGGCTTATAAGACAACATGGGGAGATGGTGGAGAAAACTCACCTTGCAATGTAGTATCTAAACAGCCAGGCCCGGTGACAAATGGTCAGCCTCAGCAACCAATGACAGGAGCAGCCAGTGGTGGATACATTAAACG CATAACTAATGATGCCAGAGAAGATGAAATGGAAGAGAACCTGACTCAAGTGGGTAGTATCCTGGGAAATCTAAAAGACATGGCCTTGAACATAGGCAATGAGATTGATGCTCAAAATCCGCAAATAAAACGAATCACAGACAAG gCTGACACCAACAAAGATCGTATTGATATTGCCAATGCCAGAGCAAAGAAACTCATTGACAGCTAA